The window TGCCGATGCGCAGGCACTCCTCGCTGCCGCAGTCACTACCGCACGCATCACCCGCTTCGAAGTGATGGAGCCTACCCTTGAAGAGATCTTCATCGAAAAAGTGACTGAGAACAACGCTACCATCGAGACCGGAGAGAAAGTCGATGCATAATATCTGGCTCATCGCCAAACGCGAATACCTCGAGCGCATTCGCACCAAGGCATTCCTCATCGCGACTATCCTGATCCCCCTTTTCATGGGAATCTTTGTCTTCGGCAGTGGCTATCTTGCCTCTCGCACAAAGTCATCCGCACATCTCGCCATCGTCTCTGCCGACGCCACCTTTGCGAACGACCTGAAACGCGAGTTGCAGTCGGGTAAGAACAGCAGCATGACTGTCGATGTCATTCCCGCATCCTCACCTACTGCGAGCGACGAGATACGTACCGGACTTGATCAGAATCTGCATAGTAAATCCGGTGACCTTACGGGCTACCTTGTTGTCGCGACTGCAACGCAGGCAAACACGCGTCCTGCTTTCAGTTACGTGCCACGCTCCGCCGGCGATATTACTACAGAAGAGACTCTCTCCACCGCGATCAAAAACGTCCTTACCAGGGAAGGTCTCACGCATCAGGGTATGGGCTCATCCGACATCGACGCACTCATGGCGCCGGTCGCAATCGACACCAGTAAGACGGGCGATAGCCGTGCCGCCTTTGGTGCCGCCTACCTGCTCTTCTTCCTCATGTACATGGTCATCATGCTCTATGGCATGAACACGGCACGCTCCATCATTGAAGAGAAGACCAGTCGCGTCTTCGAGGTCA is drawn from Edaphobacter lichenicola and contains these coding sequences:
- a CDS encoding ABC transporter permease — encoded protein: MHNIWLIAKREYLERIRTKAFLIATILIPLFMGIFVFGSGYLASRTKSSAHLAIVSADATFANDLKRELQSGKNSSMTVDVIPASSPTASDEIRTGLDQNLHSKSGDLTGYLVVATATQANTRPAFSYVPRSAGDITTEETLSTAIKNVLTREGLTHQGMGSSDIDALMAPVAIDTSKTGDSRAAFGAAYLLFFLMYMVIMLYGMNTARSIIEEKTSRVFEVMLSTIKPDEMLAGKILGVGAVGITQVGVWMLAAAALGSTSLATSLIGSGHALISATQIFFFVAYFIFGFLVYSSIAAALGAMTNSEQELQQLNMFLVIPLAFCFLMIFVIVPAPNSTLAQIVSLIPFCSPLLMNFRISLTSVPAWQIGLSFVLMSLTILAILWIASRIYRVGILMYGKKPNLPEILRWLKYS